The following proteins come from a genomic window of Methanocella conradii HZ254:
- a CDS encoding ABC transporter permease gives MSLFGEPESISRVARLEFYRAFYNPLIVVVVFYLLFIAFVNGVGSRYFFQYFEGEAFDVVTRVGLDNVFYIISIVCTIAAMFLGVTSIVGDRSDNIFKVVLTKPLYIRDVIIGKFLGICAFILTLAFTTLATCSIMEMLFYGLPGSMGEFMLRFGSLVLLLFFECSLVSGIAMLVGLVFKNLLDSVAVTVALFFIDWYGEALTGRMGLLYTFISPWRLYFNAFEGDGHFLLTDTTVAYASWLNAALPYIGLMLLETLVVLAISCLVSIRMEE, from the coding sequence ATGAGCTTGTTCGGCGAGCCTGAAAGTATATCACGGGTTGCTAGATTAGAGTTTTACAGGGCTTTTTATAATCCGTTGATAGTTGTGGTCGTTTTTTACTTGTTGTTTATTGCTTTTGTTAATGGTGTGGGCAGTCGTTATTTTTTCCAGTATTTCGAGGGGGAAGCGTTCGATGTTGTTACGAGGGTGGGCCTTGACAACGTGTTTTACATAATCTCTATTGTATGCACGATTGCCGCCATGTTCCTCGGAGTCACCTCGATCGTCGGGGATCGCAGCGACAATATATTTAAGGTGGTTCTCACTAAGCCGTTGTACATCAGGGATGTTATCATCGGAAAATTCCTGGGCATATGCGCTTTCATCTTAACGCTCGCCTTCACTACTTTGGCGACGTGCAGTATCATGGAAATGCTCTTTTACGGGCTGCCGGGTTCGATGGGCGAATTCATGCTCAGGTTCGGTTCGCTCGTATTATTATTATTTTTTGAGTGTTCTCTCGTTAGCGGGATAGCCATGCTCGTCGGCCTGGTCTTTAAAAATCTGCTGGATTCGGTGGCGGTTACTGTCGCGCTCTTTTTTATTGACTGGTATGGGGAGGCTCTGACTGGTCGTATGGGACTATTATATACTTTTATTAGCCCATGGCGCTTGTATTTTAACGCTTTTGAGGGTGACGGCCATTTTTTACTTACTGATACCACTGTTGCATACGCAAGCTGGCTTAATGCCGCTCTTCCTTACATCGGATTAATGCTACTCGAGACTCTCGTAGTCCTTGCCATTAGTTGTTTGGTATCTATCAGGATGGAGGAATGA
- a CDS encoding RCC1 domain-containing protein, with translation MSRLIMTLYGLLVLAVVSVLCVAPVSAASSKVVAIDAGGHLSLALKDDGTVMAWGTMMGFLPNRGKPFFQSSTPVVVNITDVSAVSAGNFFVLFLKNDGTVWGWGDNEFGELGDGTNEETSLEPVQVAGLHDIIAISTSGTHCLALRRDGTVWAWGWNVAGQLGIGTTSEGEYTPVQVPGLSDIKIISAGYQCSMAIDKDGRLWAWGSNGRGKLGDGTTITRLYPIQVPIDDVIDVAASEGAHTLALKKDGTVWAWGWNQENELGFVSGSSVNSVKECHTPVMVKGVDSVVSVSTTDSNSIALRSDGTVWIWGNGQQGRLGNGALYGADSATPQQVPGLENVVAIAGGSAHIMAMTGDGSVYAWGDNQGGQIGNGEFLSYTGAVTRPTLVIRGDGTTTTTLPSTPATSSLPESSQSPQNTSASSRINYLGVAGILGIILVIGLIIYIIVKNKK, from the coding sequence ATGAGCAGGCTAATCATGACGTTATATGGTTTGTTGGTTCTAGCCGTTGTATCGGTATTATGCGTGGCTCCTGTCAGCGCTGCCTCGTCAAAGGTCGTTGCGATCGATGCGGGGGGCCACTTGTCGTTAGCGTTGAAGGATGATGGCACGGTCATGGCGTGGGGCACTATGATGGGATTTCTTCCGAATAGGGGAAAGCCGTTTTTTCAATCGTCCACTCCAGTAGTCGTTAATATTACCGATGTGTCAGCGGTATCGGCTGGCAACTTTTTTGTTCTTTTCCTAAAGAATGATGGGACGGTGTGGGGGTGGGGCGATAATGAATTTGGTGAGCTGGGTGATGGCACGAATGAAGAAACCAGCCTGGAGCCGGTTCAAGTTGCAGGGCTACACGATATTATTGCCATATCAACAAGCGGGACTCATTGTCTGGCTTTAAGGCGGGATGGCACCGTCTGGGCTTGGGGCTGGAACGTGGCTGGCCAGCTTGGCATTGGTACGACTAGCGAGGGGGAGTATACTCCTGTCCAGGTGCCAGGGCTCTCTGACATAAAAATAATATCCGCGGGATATCAGTGTTCAATGGCAATAGATAAAGATGGAAGACTATGGGCATGGGGTAGTAATGGTAGGGGCAAGCTGGGGGATGGCACGACTATTACGAGATTATATCCCATACAGGTTCCGATCGATGACGTAATAGACGTGGCCGCAAGCGAAGGCGCGCATACCCTGGCTTTGAAAAAGGATGGCACGGTGTGGGCGTGGGGGTGGAACCAGGAGAATGAGCTAGGATTCGTCTCCGGTTCCAGTGTTAACAGTGTTAAGGAGTGTCATACGCCTGTCATGGTGAAGGGTGTGGATAGCGTGGTGAGCGTATCGACCACTGATTCTAATTCGATAGCGTTGAGGAGTGATGGCACGGTGTGGATATGGGGTAATGGCCAGCAGGGCCGTTTGGGTAACGGTGCCCTATACGGTGCTGATAGTGCGACGCCACAGCAGGTGCCCGGCCTGGAAAACGTTGTAGCAATAGCAGGAGGAAGTGCTCATATAATGGCGATGACTGGTGATGGCAGCGTCTATGCATGGGGGGACAATCAGGGGGGACAGATAGGGAACGGGGAGTTCCTCTCGTACACCGGGGCGGTGACCAGGCCCACACTGGTAATACGAGGGGATGGTACGACCACTACTACTCTTCCGAGCACTCCCGCCACGAGTAGCCTCCCGGAGAGTAGCCAGTCGCCGCAAAACACTAGCGCCTCATCCAGGATTAACTATTTGGGCGTGGCAGGCATACTTGGCATCATCCTGGTTATCGGTCTTATCATATACATTATCGTAAAGAACAAAAAATAG
- a CDS encoding carboxypeptidase regulatory-like domain-containing protein: protein MRLINPTKKYEHDRMVVNAILAIGVLLTVLFLSAPLAMANSSISVKVVDDSGPVGGASVATLSKGVSVTATTGSDGYATFDLSAGEEYTFTVWKDGYAKKSVRAKVGVDNNVTISLDRLYGLSGIIVDASTGQPVKDASITITDKVTGEYYTGSSDSGGVFTIMVPDGYYSVLVRANGYKTISRDNSGAGYHVLDNSLYIGYLPVPMLSSDTGNPEGVSLYCDFPGKSVKPNETVTFDVKITNDGVVDRTYTLTVKEAPKNWDVKFYTGSDIINRVFVERGGSKTFQVKATPRDAGVITIMAASGADSCSLQLFVDTGGADYKLELSCSDNLTLEAGASKTLEVLVRNNGSGRLTSVGVDVEDVPDSLTVEPPTRIEALGPGETHRFNLRIQAKPDAAQETSTLNLRATSTETKTGQKTVEISITKSNTWIGVGLGIAVLAMLAFGLIVWKYGRR, encoded by the coding sequence ATGAGACTTATTAACCCGACTAAAAAATATGAGCATGATCGAATGGTTGTGAACGCTATACTGGCTATTGGCGTGTTGCTAACAGTTTTATTTTTATCCGCGCCTCTTGCCATGGCGAATTCTTCTATTAGTGTTAAGGTTGTGGATGATTCCGGCCCTGTTGGCGGCGCTAGCGTGGCAACCCTCTCGAAGGGCGTATCGGTTACCGCTACCACTGGCTCGGATGGGTATGCGACTTTCGACCTCTCTGCGGGCGAGGAGTATACTTTCACCGTCTGGAAGGATGGGTATGCGAAGAAGAGCGTGAGGGCGAAGGTTGGCGTTGACAATAATGTTACGATTAGCCTTGACAGGCTGTATGGCTTGTCGGGCATCATCGTGGACGCCAGTACCGGCCAGCCTGTGAAGGACGCTAGCATTACAATCACGGACAAGGTTACGGGGGAATATTATACTGGTTCCTCGGATTCTGGCGGGGTGTTCACCATAATGGTGCCGGACGGGTACTACAGCGTGCTGGTCAGGGCTAACGGCTACAAGACCATTTCCAGGGATAACAGTGGGGCGGGGTACCATGTCCTCGACAACTCGTTGTACATTGGCTACCTGCCAGTACCAATGCTAAGTAGTGACACCGGCAACCCTGAGGGAGTAAGCCTATACTGCGATTTTCCCGGGAAGAGCGTGAAGCCCAACGAGACCGTGACCTTTGACGTTAAGATAACTAATGATGGGGTGGTGGACAGGACTTACACGCTCACCGTAAAAGAAGCGCCCAAAAACTGGGACGTGAAATTCTACACTGGTAGTGATATTATTAACAGGGTGTTCGTGGAGCGTGGGGGGAGTAAGACATTCCAGGTTAAAGCCACTCCACGTGATGCAGGGGTTATAACGATAATGGCCGCTAGCGGAGCGGATAGTTGCTCGTTACAATTATTCGTGGACACGGGGGGCGCGGACTACAAGCTCGAGCTCTCCTGCTCTGACAACCTGACACTCGAGGCCGGGGCGAGCAAAACCCTCGAAGTACTCGTGAGGAATAATGGCAGTGGCAGGCTGACCAGCGTGGGCGTAGACGTGGAAGACGTGCCGGACTCGCTCACCGTCGAGCCGCCCACCAGGATCGAGGCGCTAGGGCCGGGCGAAACCCACCGGTTCAACCTTAGAATCCAGGCAAAGCCAGACGCAGCCCAGGAAACCAGCACATTAAACCTGAGAGCGACGAGCACTGAGACAAAAACAGGACAAAAAACCGTTGAAATAAGTATTACTAAGAGCAACACGTGGATAGGCGTAGGACTTGGGATAGCAGTGCTCGCAATGCTCGCCTTCGGACTAATAGTATGGAAATACGGAAGAAGATAA
- a CDS encoding DUF5806 family protein, with product MTAEEAKKYAHFQKFNKDAYEQVNDALKRRTHLTAREWVVARLCADFKADGKSQMTWIGEHLPELVPFMDKPYRRQDVASAEAAFKRKVVRSGTTFFYAYYSGLISLEEMLDIIQEVIGNIEALKRMEGVEPGDASLEVQRLMAETMRRITDKLGE from the coding sequence ATGACAGCCGAAGAGGCCAAAAAATACGCACACTTCCAGAAGTTCAACAAGGATGCTTACGAGCAGGTTAATGATGCATTGAAGCGGAGGACTCATCTGACTGCGAGGGAGTGGGTCGTGGCGAGGCTATGCGCGGACTTCAAGGCTGACGGGAAGTCGCAGATGACCTGGATAGGCGAGCACTTGCCCGAACTGGTGCCTTTCATGGACAAGCCCTACAGGCGCCAGGACGTGGCCTCGGCGGAGGCCGCCTTCAAGCGTAAAGTGGTCAGGTCGGGCACGACGTTCTTCTACGCCTACTATTCAGGCCTCATCTCGCTAGAGGAGATGCTCGACATCATCCAGGAGGTAATAGGGAACATAGAGGCGTTGAAGAGGATGGAGGGGGTGGAGCCTGGCGACGCAAGCCTGGAGGTCCAGCGGCTGATGGCTGAGACGATGCGGCGCATAACGGATAAGCTGGGCGAGTAG
- a CDS encoding ribonuclease Z, which yields MLKVIFLGTGGSIPSINRGMPSLMLVREGERMLFDCGEGTQRQMMRARTGFMDVDSIFITHFHADHTLGMPGLIQTMGFQGRSRPLHIYGPRFVREYCDIMNTLGYLKPGFDVVAHELKHGDVVERKGYRIEAFRTFHSVPSLGYALREDKRPGRFNKPRALELGVPEGPLFGKLQRGEDVAVDGRIVKSSDVVGPPRPGRLIVYTGDTVPSHAFLSILEGADLWVSEATFADEAADKAAETLHSTAGDVARLAAMAGVQKLALTHISSRYSEDATPLLEDARKHFKDAIVAEDYMEIEVPLRD from the coding sequence ATGCTCAAGGTCATCTTTCTGGGCACTGGCGGGTCGATACCGAGCATCAACAGGGGCATGCCATCGCTCATGCTCGTAAGAGAAGGGGAGCGTATGCTCTTCGACTGCGGGGAAGGCACGCAGCGGCAGATGATGCGCGCCAGGACGGGGTTCATGGACGTGGACTCCATCTTTATAACCCACTTCCACGCCGACCACACTCTGGGCATGCCTGGCCTCATCCAGACCATGGGCTTCCAGGGCAGGTCCAGGCCGTTACACATCTACGGCCCCAGGTTTGTCAGGGAGTACTGCGACATCATGAATACGCTTGGCTACCTGAAGCCCGGGTTTGACGTGGTGGCGCACGAGCTCAAGCATGGCGACGTCGTGGAGCGAAAGGGGTATCGTATCGAGGCTTTCAGGACTTTTCACAGCGTGCCGAGCCTTGGCTACGCTTTAAGGGAGGATAAGAGGCCGGGGAGGTTTAATAAGCCGAGGGCGCTGGAGCTCGGGGTGCCCGAGGGACCGCTGTTCGGAAAGCTGCAGCGTGGCGAGGACGTAGCCGTGGATGGCAGGATTGTAAAAAGCTCAGACGTGGTCGGGCCGCCGAGGCCGGGCCGCCTCATAGTCTATACCGGCGACACGGTACCGTCGCACGCCTTTCTATCTATCCTGGAGGGCGCCGACCTGTGGGTCTCCGAGGCCACATTCGCCGACGAGGCCGCGGATAAGGCCGCAGAGACGCTACACTCGACGGCGGGGGATGTGGCCAGGCTCGCGGCCATGGCCGGGGTGCAAAAGCTGGCGCTTACCCATATTAGCAGCCGCTACTCCGAGGACGCCACCCCCTTGCTTGAAGACGCCCGGAAACACTTCAAGGATGCCATTGTCGCCGAAGACTACATGGAAATCGAAGTACCCCTAAGGGACTAG
- a CDS encoding carboxypeptidase-like regulatory domain-containing protein, producing MRFTCVLVALLLIFIAAAPALAEEYGSISGVVTSANNAAVPDAVVTLWAIVDGTPVFAAVPNNPQYTSNFSSTLPGAYTFTHVPAGRYNVTAAWGDYWYYTEVSLIGGTATANIVIPAYINVTALATPLPTPKTYYTYVPVEVSSPLPHATTRSPGLGALIALMAILIVAFSRKRP from the coding sequence ATGAGGTTTACTTGCGTTCTGGTAGCGCTCCTGCTCATTTTTATCGCGGCAGCCCCTGCATTAGCGGAGGAGTACGGCTCCATATCGGGCGTCGTCACCTCCGCCAACAACGCCGCAGTGCCCGACGCCGTGGTCACGCTCTGGGCCATCGTGGACGGGACGCCCGTCTTCGCGGCAGTCCCTAATAACCCGCAATATACCTCTAATTTCTCTTCCACGCTGCCCGGGGCCTATACTTTTACCCACGTCCCCGCAGGCAGGTATAACGTCACGGCTGCATGGGGAGACTATTGGTACTATACGGAAGTGAGCCTTATCGGTGGCACTGCGACGGCTAATATCGTGATCCCCGCGTATATCAACGTCACGGCGCTTGCCACGCCTCTGCCGACGCCCAAGACCTACTATACTTACGTCCCCGTCGAGGTCTCTTCTCCCTTGCCGCATGCCACCACCCGCAGCCCGGGCCTTGGGGCGCTCATCGCATTAATGGCGATCCTTATAGTAGCATTTTCCCGGAAAAGGCCATGA
- a CDS encoding P-type ATPase: MPIKTPSSRPRWHIFRILAFEERRAEALKEYLDGRDEVSLAKVNYKDHTLIASLLPGAEGRDVEEAATAGGFPLVESRAPLDSPEGRLEVALLGLTALATIISFLGTYYGVVTGDAAMLLGAFMVFICGYPILKKAIRDALEMKFGSEMLLALAIMAPLPYSYQFTPSVYYASGIIVLIAQASSILNRCIEPRFRDMGFFLPTMALGENGGWVSLEGVKAGDVLRVKPGFRVPADGTVVEGEGLVARPGSCKGTRVKAGSMVDGGSLLLEGEVKVKAARDKGESRLKRAALAMEEARRPIEVLLSYPKSIERALLLVTVMGVSFVLIFFNNMMSAVAVLLAAAPIAALISRPLSLFACSLAASRNGAGFMSHGSIERMSMADTVAFDGLGSVVDGASLAGIAAAEGHSDGDVKAAVEAYRGDDPTFGDAIGMEGGYSLLSLTDASRATAIHDSLISKARAFESQGKLVRYAFKGDELLGVVAFDLSVPGDLKASVERLGRMGVKSVLLLSEEPQGVSEAMAKKAGISVVKPRMDDEERLEFIAKLAASKNVLAAGRGCGISRLAANAAAVTIKEPAVGFEGLEDAVCASPVNVAGLLSLSRKEVKRASEGMSFGFYFNSIAIVVAAAMLVDVEIMLLMVVASVAVIATNSARLCLSRLK, translated from the coding sequence ATGCCTATTAAAACCCCATCCTCAAGGCCTCGATGGCACATATTCCGCATTCTAGCGTTCGAAGAGCGCCGGGCTGAAGCTCTAAAAGAATACCTGGACGGGCGGGACGAGGTCAGCCTGGCAAAGGTAAACTATAAGGATCATACGCTCATAGCCAGCCTGCTGCCAGGCGCCGAAGGGCGGGACGTGGAGGAGGCTGCCACTGCCGGCGGCTTCCCGCTCGTGGAGTCCCGTGCCCCGCTTGACTCGCCTGAGGGCAGGCTTGAGGTCGCGCTGCTTGGGTTGACCGCCCTGGCCACCATAATATCGTTCCTTGGTACCTACTACGGGGTCGTGACTGGCGACGCGGCAATGCTGCTCGGCGCTTTCATGGTCTTCATCTGCGGGTACCCCATCCTCAAGAAAGCGATCAGGGACGCCCTCGAGATGAAGTTCGGCTCCGAGATGCTGCTGGCGCTTGCCATCATGGCACCCCTGCCATACTCCTACCAGTTCACGCCATCGGTATACTATGCGTCCGGCATCATCGTGCTCATCGCCCAGGCGTCGAGCATTCTCAACCGGTGTATAGAGCCGAGGTTTAGGGATATGGGCTTTTTCCTGCCCACCATGGCGCTGGGCGAAAATGGCGGGTGGGTAAGCCTTGAGGGCGTTAAGGCGGGGGACGTATTGAGGGTTAAGCCTGGGTTCCGGGTGCCCGCTGATGGCACAGTCGTCGAGGGCGAAGGCCTCGTCGCCCGCCCCGGCTCATGCAAAGGCACACGGGTTAAGGCGGGGTCCATGGTGGACGGGGGCTCCCTCCTGCTGGAGGGGGAGGTCAAGGTTAAGGCTGCACGGGATAAGGGCGAGTCGAGGCTTAAAAGAGCCGCCCTGGCAATGGAGGAGGCCAGGAGGCCCATCGAGGTGCTGCTCAGCTATCCAAAGTCGATCGAAAGGGCGCTCCTCCTGGTCACCGTGATGGGCGTGTCCTTCGTCCTGATATTCTTTAATAATATGATGTCAGCCGTGGCAGTCCTTTTGGCGGCCGCCCCTATAGCGGCCCTCATCTCGAGGCCATTGTCTCTATTCGCCTGCTCCCTGGCAGCCTCCAGGAATGGCGCGGGGTTCATGAGCCATGGCTCGATAGAGCGCATGAGCATGGCGGATACCGTGGCATTCGACGGCCTGGGCTCGGTCGTGGACGGCGCCTCGCTCGCAGGCATCGCCGCGGCCGAGGGGCACTCAGATGGCGACGTGAAGGCTGCGGTCGAGGCGTACAGGGGCGATGACCCGACTTTCGGGGACGCAATAGGCATGGAGGGCGGCTATTCTCTCCTTAGCCTCACCGATGCCTCAAGGGCCACGGCCATACATGATAGCCTCATAAGCAAAGCCAGGGCTTTTGAAAGCCAGGGTAAGCTGGTGCGCTACGCTTTCAAGGGCGACGAGCTTCTTGGGGTTGTAGCATTCGACCTCTCGGTACCTGGCGACTTGAAGGCCTCGGTAGAGCGGCTGGGCAGGATGGGCGTAAAGAGCGTACTCCTCCTATCCGAAGAGCCTCAAGGCGTGTCAGAGGCCATGGCGAAGAAGGCTGGCATAAGCGTCGTCAAGCCTCGCATGGATGACGAGGAGCGTTTAGAGTTTATCGCAAAGCTGGCCGCCTCGAAGAACGTGCTGGCGGCGGGGAGGGGGTGCGGCATCTCGAGGCTCGCGGCAAATGCGGCCGCAGTGACCATAAAGGAGCCCGCAGTAGGCTTCGAGGGGCTGGAGGACGCCGTCTGCGCCTCTCCCGTGAACGTAGCGGGCTTATTGTCCCTCTCCAGGAAAGAGGTGAAGCGGGCGAGCGAGGGCATGTCATTTGGCTTTTACTTTAACTCCATAGCCATCGTCGTCGCTGCGGCCATGCTCGTGGACGTCGAGATAATGCTGCTCATGGTGGTGGCAAGCGTCGCCGTAATAGCCACTAACTCTGCCAGGCTATGCCTCTCCCGCCTGAAGTAA
- a CDS encoding radical SAM protein: MQIRRTVILDGYVDEPTCLGVPPYMSPYPRYVAGALPGEVLYYTIDQLRRDRSILDVMNRSDLVVVIAGVTVPGKYLGGTPATLPELERYMTGVKAVKILGGPMSMFGPGVEGGKMAHRIKASPAFDIVATGDVEAVVHGYVTEGLSVDPSLRRASRDIAEWAVKGARIVPMHPDFPHTMLEMETYRGCFRGTCSFCTEGFYGRPDFRRVGDIIKEVEALYSIGVRHFRLGRQPDLLTYMARGDAEFPEPNVEAIEKLYRGIREVAPGLKVLHLDNVNPGTIAHHPERSREALKAIIKYHTSGDVAAFGMESADPHVIRLNRLKAMPEEVLEAIRLVNEVGGARGASGLPELLPGLNFVHGLIGETRNTFQLNYEFLRRILEEGLLVRRINIRQVMPFEGTCMGEVGDRIIRKHKGIFHAYKEKIRRDIDMEMLRRVAPVGTVLPDVRMELHEGGITFGRQIATYPLLVGVPEELPLGEFFTVNVVGHGFRSITAVPYPLDVNHASRKALESLPGVGEKRAMAIVRNRPYKNKQDFIEKMDDIAVAQKLAGYFVFN, translated from the coding sequence ATGCAGATCCGGCGCACAGTCATACTGGATGGATATGTCGACGAGCCCACGTGCCTGGGCGTGCCCCCCTACATGTCCCCCTACCCGAGGTACGTGGCGGGCGCGCTGCCAGGTGAAGTGCTTTATTATACGATTGACCAGCTACGAAGGGACCGCTCTATACTGGACGTCATGAACAGGTCGGACCTTGTGGTCGTCATCGCCGGCGTGACCGTGCCCGGGAAGTACCTGGGAGGCACCCCGGCCACCCTCCCCGAGCTGGAAAGGTACATGACAGGCGTTAAGGCGGTAAAGATACTTGGGGGCCCCATGTCCATGTTCGGGCCTGGCGTCGAGGGGGGTAAGATGGCCCATAGAATAAAGGCAAGCCCGGCCTTTGACATCGTGGCGACGGGGGACGTTGAGGCGGTCGTTCACGGCTACGTTACCGAGGGGCTATCCGTCGACCCTTCGCTGAGAAGGGCCTCCAGGGATATCGCAGAATGGGCGGTGAAGGGGGCAAGGATAGTGCCCATGCACCCCGACTTCCCTCACACAATGCTCGAGATGGAGACTTATAGGGGCTGCTTTAGGGGCACTTGTTCCTTTTGTACTGAGGGCTTCTATGGCCGCCCCGACTTCAGGAGGGTCGGGGATATAATAAAGGAGGTGGAGGCGCTCTATTCAATTGGCGTGAGGCACTTCCGCTTGGGGCGCCAGCCAGACCTGCTGACTTACATGGCACGGGGCGACGCAGAGTTCCCGGAGCCAAACGTCGAGGCCATAGAGAAGCTTTACAGGGGCATCAGGGAGGTCGCGCCAGGCCTCAAGGTGCTGCACCTGGACAACGTCAACCCCGGCACAATCGCCCATCATCCGGAGAGGTCAAGGGAGGCGCTCAAGGCCATAATAAAGTACCATACGTCGGGAGACGTGGCGGCCTTCGGCATGGAGAGCGCGGACCCCCATGTGATAAGGCTGAACAGGCTGAAGGCGATGCCCGAGGAAGTGCTCGAGGCGATAAGGCTCGTGAACGAGGTGGGCGGGGCGAGGGGAGCCTCCGGGCTTCCTGAGCTATTGCCCGGCCTTAACTTCGTGCACGGCCTCATAGGGGAGACCAGGAATACCTTCCAGCTCAACTACGAGTTTTTGAGGAGAATCCTTGAGGAAGGCCTGCTTGTAAGGCGTATCAACATAAGGCAGGTGATGCCCTTCGAGGGCACCTGCATGGGCGAGGTTGGGGACCGCATAATAAGGAAGCACAAGGGCATCTTCCACGCCTATAAGGAGAAGATAAGGCGGGACATCGACATGGAGATGCTCCGGAGGGTGGCGCCCGTCGGGACCGTGTTGCCGGACGTCCGCATGGAGCTGCACGAGGGCGGCATCACCTTCGGAAGGCAGATTGCCACCTACCCGCTCCTCGTCGGCGTACCTGAGGAGTTGCCGCTGGGGGAGTTCTTTACGGTTAATGTGGTTGGCCATGGCTTCCGCTCCATAACCGCGGTGCCATACCCACTAGACGTCAACCACGCCTCCCGGAAGGCGCTTGAAAGCCTGCCCGGCGTGGGAGAGAAGCGGGCCATGGCAATCGTCCGAAACCGCCCATATAAAAATAAGCAGGACTTCATAGAAAAGATGGATGACATTGCCGTGGCACAGAAGCTTGCCGGGTATTTCGTTTTCAATTAA
- a CDS encoding RCC1 domain-containing protein codes for MFSLKDLLVPGFLLVIFLVAATAPAGASSQKFVAVAVGHFHTLALADDGTIWKSGNEYTPGSGPYADEFSYVQIPISDVVAIAAGGFHSLALKKDGTVWAWGVNNFGQLGDGTTENRYTPVQVQGLDNVVMISAGDFHSLALKKDGTVWAWGLNREYELGDGTTENRYTPVQVEGLSGVRQIMGPCFAIKEDGTVWARGKAMGTNGTVPYQVPGLRNVKAIDMDYGYTHALFIKEDGTVWAWGLNTNGQLGDGSLLDRSDPYKTVPVQVKNLKDAKAVSAGIMTSMALKDDGTVWVWGLNGGGQHGVGMVGDIVATPKMVQGLSGVVAISSKLVHSAFLKEDGSVWVCGENGVRNMAAESPVEAYAGKPIKVLGPDSGSSEPAATPDATPDQASNSNNSAPVSQGVIQDNGLLTILLLMLCIAVIIACAVAYLFVFKRM; via the coding sequence ATGTTCAGCTTAAAAGATTTACTGGTGCCTGGATTTTTATTGGTCATCTTTTTAGTAGCGGCTACAGCGCCTGCCGGCGCCTCTTCGCAGAAGTTTGTCGCCGTTGCCGTCGGGCATTTTCATACGCTTGCTTTAGCGGACGACGGGACGATATGGAAGTCCGGCAACGAGTATACGCCAGGTAGCGGCCCGTATGCGGACGAGTTCTCTTATGTCCAGATACCGATAAGCGACGTAGTGGCAATTGCCGCTGGAGGCTTTCATAGCCTCGCCCTTAAAAAAGATGGCACGGTATGGGCATGGGGCGTTAATAATTTTGGCCAGCTTGGCGACGGCACGACCGAGAACAGGTACACGCCAGTACAGGTGCAGGGCCTCGATAATGTCGTGATGATATCGGCAGGGGATTTTCATAGCCTCGCCCTTAAAAAAGATGGCACAGTATGGGCATGGGGATTGAACCGGGAGTATGAGCTTGGGGATGGTACGACCGAGAACAGGTACACGCCAGTACAGGTCGAAGGCTTGTCCGGCGTTAGGCAGATAATGGGGCCTTGTTTCGCCATCAAGGAGGATGGCACGGTATGGGCGCGGGGTAAAGCCATGGGCACGAATGGCACGGTACCATACCAGGTGCCAGGGCTAAGGAATGTAAAAGCGATAGACATGGACTATGGGTATACGCATGCTCTCTTTATTAAGGAGGATGGCACGGTATGGGCGTGGGGCCTCAATACTAATGGCCAGCTAGGAGACGGCTCACTACTCGACAGGAGCGACCCGTATAAAACCGTCCCGGTGCAAGTCAAGAACCTTAAAGATGCAAAGGCCGTGTCGGCTGGCATAATGACTTCTATGGCGCTTAAAGACGATGGCACAGTATGGGTGTGGGGATTAAATGGGGGAGGCCAGCATGGCGTTGGCATGGTAGGAGACATAGTAGCAACGCCAAAAATGGTACAGGGATTGAGCGGGGTCGTTGCCATAAGCTCTAAACTGGTACATTCAGCGTTCCTCAAAGAGGATGGAAGCGTATGGGTATGCGGTGAGAATGGCGTGCGTAACATGGCAGCCGAGAGCCCCGTGGAAGCATACGCTGGCAAGCCTATAAAAGTATTAGGGCCTGACAGCGGTAGCTCTGAACCGGCCGCCACTCCAGATGCGACTCCGGATCAAGCTAGCAATAGCAATAATAGCGCTCCCGTTAGCCAGGGCGTGATACAGGATAACGGACTATTAACCATATTATTGCTTATGCTCTGCATCGCCGTCATAATAGCCTGCGCCGTAGCTTACCTATTCGTATTCAAGAGAATGTAG